One genomic region from bacterium encodes:
- a CDS encoding Fis family transcriptional regulator gives MKGRILIVEDDAAVREVFRRTVERAGYAVATAETAERALASIEESAPELVLTDVRMAGISGIELLQRVRSEYPDVDVVVITGLDDMETAVAAMKAGAYDFLVKPVEPAQVEHVVERCFRDRAVRNRLRHLTREASEPYSLARLVGRSPAMIEIYKMIGTLARSRTPVLIRGETGTGKELIARAIHYNSDAADEPFIAVNCTALPPTLLESELFGHVRGAFTGADRDRKGRFELAGSGTIFLDEIGDTTPEFQAKLLRVVQDREFYPVGGDRPRSTRARIIAATHRPIESLVREGRFREDLYFRLKVVEITVPPLRERRADIPLLVDHLIRKACRELHVDLRVVPDDVMAAIVAYDWPGNVRELENALTRAVVLARGPAIRLEDLALGAGIGGAEPQPEDESLEAVMRAHIARILRRTGGNKREAARVLRISRSRLDRLLKKYELV, from the coding sequence ATGAAAGGCCGGATCCTGATCGTCGAAGACGACGCCGCGGTGCGGGAGGTCTTCCGCCGCACCGTGGAACGGGCCGGCTACGCCGTCGCGACCGCGGAGACGGCGGAACGGGCCCTCGCGTCGATCGAGGAATCCGCGCCGGAGCTCGTCCTCACCGATGTGCGCATGGCCGGCATCTCGGGCATCGAGCTGCTCCAGCGCGTGCGCAGCGAGTATCCGGACGTCGACGTGGTCGTCATCACCGGGCTCGACGACATGGAAACCGCGGTCGCCGCGATGAAGGCCGGCGCCTACGACTTCCTCGTCAAGCCGGTCGAGCCCGCACAGGTCGAGCACGTCGTCGAGCGCTGTTTCCGCGACCGCGCCGTCCGCAACCGGTTGCGCCACCTCACCCGGGAGGCCTCCGAGCCGTACTCGCTCGCCCGGCTGGTGGGCCGCTCGCCGGCCATGATCGAGATCTACAAGATGATCGGCACGCTGGCCCGGTCACGGACGCCGGTCCTCATTCGCGGCGAGACCGGAACCGGGAAGGAGCTCATCGCGCGCGCCATCCATTACAACTCCGACGCGGCGGACGAGCCGTTCATCGCGGTGAACTGCACCGCGCTCCCTCCCACGCTCCTCGAATCCGAGCTCTTCGGCCACGTCCGCGGCGCCTTCACCGGCGCCGACCGCGACCGCAAGGGCCGTTTCGAGCTCGCTGGATCCGGCACGATCTTCCTCGACGAGATCGGCGACACCACGCCGGAGTTCCAGGCCAAGTTGCTGCGCGTCGTCCAGGACCGGGAGTTCTACCCCGTGGGTGGCGACCGGCCGCGCAGCACCCGTGCCCGGATCATCGCGGCGACGCACCGGCCCATCGAGAGCCTCGTCCGGGAGGGGCGCTTCCGCGAGGACCTCTACTTCCGCCTCAAGGTCGTCGAGATCACCGTCCCGCCGCTCCGGGAACGCCGCGCGGACATCCCGCTGCTCGTGGATCACCTGATCCGGAAGGCGTGCCGGGAGCTGCACGTGGATCTGCGCGTCGTGCCGGACGACGTCATGGCCGCCATCGTCGCCTACGACTGGCCGGGCAACGTGCGCGAGCTCGAGAACGCCCTCACCCGTGCCGTCGTCCTCGCCCGCGGCCCCGCCATCCGTCTCGAAGACCTCGCCCTGGGGGCGGGGATCGGCGGTGCGGAGCCCCAGCCGGAGGACGAGAGCCTGGAGGCGGTCATGCGCGCACACATCGCCCGGATCCTGCGCCGCACGGGCGGCAACAAGCGCGAGGCGGCCCGGGTGCTGCGCATCTCCCGCTCCCGCCTGGACCGGCTCCTGAAGAAGTACGAGCTGGTGTAG